The following are encoded together in the Flavihumibacter fluvii genome:
- a CDS encoding Piwi domain-containing protein produces the protein MQLNYFPISIEFDRYQIYTEPYNEERLAELRKLHNSTHSFFRNGNLIYISNKDGDANTSIGTLYERNTYDDHEITASMIKHLFFRTFKDRFTGYTPVDFYPFRFFSAQSKDDIIHDALPPYLQNKIGYKKLIEVQLRLTQIDGKKQFGFVISIKRNWIFDKTCAELYLEGYNLVGIEVLHAEILPGLQSILAPNEEFIGVVKEVNGTRAKVETNEGLKEYDLTELIIKKTNFNIGNYLAYTVSQEKSNEVLALIENKRSEIYNAKHLYTEIGNIARRLFYDIDQQVFFQNKDGFCFTVNSKPLIVQNTMELKTPTFIFDYAATKTHNSSPDIGLTNYGPYDSLNFDTKSPNFLCICNRTNRGYFSNFLSSLKDGIPQSKYFQKGLQKKFDLQDVIIDIKEIQSYSIEEYLNIIKNYDEIKPHLAIIEIPPEFRQYDDKTNPYYKIKAKLLSLEIPVQYVTSEKIKSYNEYILNSIALQIYAKLGGTPWVLPSHRSVDREIIIGIGHSWLRSNQYKGAEQNRVVGITTFLSSDGQYLLGDKVKDVSFENYFQELLKSLKSSIKRLSTEQGWSEGDTIRLIFHIFKPIKNTEFDVISQLIKETPEYKIKFAFVTISKSHPNLLFDTNQTGVAKYGNTSLKGEYIPNRASNVFLDGETCIVQMFGAYELKTAKHAMSTPIQIKIRTPQGKYNNSELNDLLYYDLRYITQQIYSFTYLSWRSFLPGEQPATMLYSNLISKLLGKMRNVPGWDADNLNYSLKRKKWFL, from the coding sequence ATGCAATTAAATTACTTCCCAATAAGTATTGAGTTTGATAGATATCAGATCTATACAGAACCTTACAACGAAGAACGCCTAGCAGAATTAAGAAAACTTCATAATTCAACACATTCATTTTTCAGAAATGGCAATTTAATTTATATTTCAAATAAAGATGGAGATGCAAATACTTCGATAGGTACACTCTATGAAAGAAATACTTATGATGACCATGAGATAACGGCATCCATGATTAAGCATCTTTTCTTTCGTACATTTAAAGACCGGTTTACTGGCTATACCCCAGTTGATTTTTATCCTTTCCGTTTCTTTTCAGCTCAGTCAAAGGACGACATTATTCATGACGCTTTGCCACCCTACTTACAAAATAAAATAGGCTACAAAAAACTAATTGAGGTTCAACTACGATTAACCCAAATTGATGGGAAAAAGCAATTCGGATTTGTGATAAGCATTAAACGCAATTGGATTTTTGATAAAACCTGTGCTGAGCTTTATTTAGAAGGTTACAACTTAGTTGGCATTGAGGTATTACATGCTGAGATCCTGCCAGGATTACAGAGCATACTTGCTCCAAACGAAGAGTTTATTGGCGTTGTAAAAGAAGTGAATGGAACCAGAGCTAAAGTGGAAACAAACGAGGGTCTAAAAGAATACGACCTCACCGAATTAATTATTAAGAAGACAAATTTTAATATTGGAAATTATTTGGCATATACTGTATCTCAAGAAAAGAGTAACGAAGTACTTGCACTTATTGAAAACAAACGTTCAGAAATTTATAACGCAAAGCATCTATACACTGAAATTGGTAACATTGCGAGGCGACTATTCTATGATATTGACCAGCAAGTTTTTTTCCAAAACAAAGATGGCTTTTGTTTTACCGTGAATAGCAAACCTCTTATTGTTCAGAATACAATGGAGTTAAAAACTCCTACTTTTATTTTTGACTACGCCGCAACAAAAACCCACAATTCCTCTCCCGATATTGGGCTTACTAATTATGGGCCTTATGATAGTCTTAATTTTGACACTAAGTCACCAAATTTTCTCTGTATCTGCAACCGAACTAACCGGGGTTATTTTTCAAATTTTTTATCGAGTTTAAAAGATGGAATTCCACAATCAAAATATTTTCAAAAAGGTTTGCAAAAGAAGTTTGATTTGCAGGATGTCATAATTGATATCAAAGAAATACAGTCCTATAGTATTGAAGAATATCTTAACATCATTAAAAACTATGATGAGATTAAACCTCACCTGGCTATTATCGAAATTCCACCAGAATTCAGGCAATATGATGATAAAACAAATCCTTATTATAAAATAAAAGCAAAACTTCTTTCGCTTGAAATACCAGTACAGTATGTTACTTCTGAAAAAATAAAATCCTACAATGAATATATTTTAAACTCTATTGCACTACAGATTTATGCAAAATTAGGTGGGACACCTTGGGTACTACCATCACACCGTTCGGTAGATCGCGAAATAATAATCGGCATTGGGCATAGTTGGCTTAGAAGCAATCAATATAAAGGGGCTGAACAAAACCGGGTAGTAGGAATTACAACCTTCCTTTCAAGTGATGGCCAATATCTCTTGGGTGATAAAGTAAAGGATGTCTCATTTGAAAATTATTTTCAGGAATTACTCAAAAGCTTAAAAAGTTCGATTAAACGACTTTCAACTGAACAGGGTTGGTCAGAAGGCGATACCATAAGGCTAATATTTCATATTTTCAAACCTATCAAGAATACAGAATTTGATGTTATCAGTCAACTAATCAAGGAAACTCCTGAATATAAAATCAAGTTTGCTTTTGTGACGATAAGCAAATCGCATCCTAACTTACTGTTTGATACTAACCAAACCGGAGTGGCAAAATATGGTAACACCTCTTTAAAAGGCGAATACATTCCGAATAGAGCTAGTAATGTTTTCCTTGATGGAGAAACTTGCATTGTTCAGATGTTTGGCGCTTATGAATTAAAAACAGCAAAGCATGCAATGAGCACACCTATTCAAATTAAAATACGAACCCCACAAGGCAAGTATAATAACAGTGAATTAAACGACTTACTTTATTATGATTTGCGCTATATAACCCAGCAGATTTATTCATTCACTTACTTATCGTGGCGAAGTTTTTTGCCCGGAGAACAACCAGCGACAATGCTGTATTCTAACCTGATTTCAAAATTGCTAGGAAAAATGAGAAATGTTCCGGGCTGGGATGCTGATAATTTGAATTACAGCCTAAAAAGAAAGAAATGGTTTCTTTAG
- a CDS encoding helix-turn-helix domain-containing protein: protein MDQYRDNNLLQNIALVLKQLRDEKGLTQDEVFDATKIHIGRIETAKANPTISTISKLCKFFKIKLADFFQRVDKI from the coding sequence ATGGACCAATACCGCGACAATAACCTGCTACAAAACATAGCCCTTGTTTTAAAACAACTTAGGGATGAAAAGGGTCTTACCCAGGATGAAGTATTCGATGCAACCAAAATTCATATTGGGCGAATAGAAACTGCCAAAGCCAATCCAACTATTTCCACAATTTCAAAGCTGTGCAAGTTCTTCAAGATAAAATTGGCCGACTTTTTCCAACGAGTCGATAAAATCTGA
- a CDS encoding IS3 family transposase — translation MHPEVSLESICTLFGVTRQAYYDAKKQEQKTSIAEMIVLYLVKELRAIMPMLGTRKLLGELIAPMKEHGIKMGRDQLFELLGFYGLLIRRRKRMVKTTDSHHWLKKYPNLTKGIIIDEPEQLWVSDITYIRTLQGFSYLSLITDAYSRKIVGYGLYPTLEAIGCLDALNMALSTRKKKSTKLIHHSDRGIQYCSAAYINILNQATIDISMTQSGSPYENALAERMNGILKNEFYPKRIYQHHKEAKKVIAKIILIYNSRRPHSSLDYMTPDQAHEKTGPLKKRWKHYPWKKKIQPEKAE, via the coding sequence TTGCACCCAGAAGTTTCCCTGGAGAGTATTTGCACACTGTTTGGTGTAACGCGGCAAGCGTATTATGATGCTAAAAAGCAGGAACAGAAAACAAGTATAGCAGAAATGATTGTGCTTTACCTGGTGAAAGAATTAAGGGCAATTATGCCCATGTTAGGTACCCGAAAATTATTAGGTGAGTTAATTGCGCCAATGAAAGAACATGGGATAAAAATGGGTCGCGATCAATTATTTGAATTATTGGGGTTTTATGGTTTATTGATCCGCAGGCGTAAAAGGATGGTAAAAACAACTGACTCCCATCATTGGCTTAAAAAGTATCCCAATCTTACAAAAGGAATCATTATAGATGAGCCAGAACAGCTGTGGGTAAGCGATATAACTTATATACGAACCTTACAGGGATTTAGTTATTTGAGTTTAATTACGGATGCCTATTCAAGGAAAATTGTGGGGTATGGATTATATCCAACCCTTGAAGCAATTGGATGCCTGGATGCTTTGAATATGGCCCTTTCAACCCGTAAAAAGAAATCGACTAAACTCATACATCATTCTGATCGGGGTATTCAATATTGTTCAGCCGCATATATTAACATTTTGAATCAGGCAACCATTGACATCAGCATGACCCAAAGCGGTAGTCCTTATGAAAATGCTCTGGCTGAAAGAATGAATGGTATTCTCAAAAATGAGTTCTATCCAAAGCGGATCTACCAGCACCATAAGGAAGCAAAAAAAGTTATAGCTAAAATTATATTGATATATAATAGCAGACGACCCCACAGCAGCCTTGATTACATGACACCTGACCAGGCCCATGAAAAAACCGGCCCATTGAAAAAGCGTTGGAAACATTATCCGTGGAAGAAAAAAATACAGCCAGAAAAAGCGGAATAG
- a CDS encoding HNH endonuclease, producing the protein MNIFPKTVPESIWRAHLATYSHSIVHYTKKHIALIEAAGETFSPFNLYVCPLCTESYFYVGRNEILGNAEFSLDHLPPESVGGALKVLTCKKCNNEAGYDEAELIRLVTFGSVPDKRRNSILPYTYVINKSTGDRWPVRVIKTESTVNLFFDEKAKVHKERLKKFLSEMHNGEHPQLQIFVGSPDLGKISRALLKSAYLICFVWWGYEFVFSKNTELIL; encoded by the coding sequence ATGAACATATTCCCAAAAACGGTACCTGAAAGTATTTGGCGGGCACACCTCGCTACTTATAGTCATTCCATTGTACATTATACGAAAAAGCACATTGCGTTGATTGAAGCGGCCGGGGAAACTTTCTCGCCTTTCAACCTTTATGTTTGTCCGCTATGCACCGAAAGTTATTTTTATGTTGGTCGGAATGAAATATTAGGAAATGCTGAGTTCTCATTGGATCATTTGCCCCCTGAATCTGTGGGAGGTGCCTTGAAAGTATTGACTTGCAAGAAATGTAACAACGAAGCTGGTTATGATGAAGCGGAGCTCATTAGGCTCGTCACCTTTGGTTCTGTACCTGATAAAAGAAGAAACTCAATACTTCCATATACCTATGTAATTAACAAAAGCACCGGGGACAGATGGCCTGTTCGGGTTATTAAAACTGAATCTACGGTTAATTTGTTCTTTGATGAAAAGGCAAAGGTGCACAAGGAGAGACTTAAGAAGTTTTTGTCAGAAATGCACAATGGTGAACATCCACAACTTCAAATTTTTGTGGGTTCACCTGACCTTGGTAAGATCAGCAGGGCATTGTTAAAGTCAGCTTATCTTATTTGTTTCGTGTGGTGGGGATATGAATTTGTCTTTTCCAAGAATACCGAACTTATCCTGTAG
- a CDS encoding DUF488 domain-containing protein, giving the protein MFYRRKLILAILELFGGKLEKINLQKILFLICQKQERPEYDFIPYLYGCFSFSANADLYTMVQKGILNDDNTSYWIQDKKNHTSSLKSTDLNIITQAYRELNGLNRDSLMKFTYINHPYYAINSTTAERLLTKKQLAKVYDNKPSSAETVLYTIGYEGISLEAYLNKLIKNDIRVLVDVRNNPMSQKFGFSKSQLIKYCSNLNIEYIHFAEVGIQSEFRQELKAQSDYDNLFNNYRNKTLPKTISTQERILALLKENKRIALTCFEAAICQCHRKPLAEAISKLPGWSYELKHI; this is encoded by the coding sequence ATGTTTTATAGAAGGAAATTAATATTAGCCATACTGGAGCTTTTTGGCGGGAAGCTGGAAAAAATCAACCTGCAAAAGATCCTCTTCCTGATCTGCCAAAAGCAGGAAAGACCGGAATATGATTTCATTCCATATTTATATGGTTGCTTTTCATTTTCAGCGAATGCAGATCTGTATACAATGGTTCAAAAAGGCATCTTAAATGATGATAACACAAGCTATTGGATTCAGGATAAAAAAAATCATACTTCTTCCTTAAAATCAACAGACTTAAATATAATAACCCAGGCGTACCGGGAATTAAATGGCTTGAATCGTGACAGCCTAATGAAATTTACATACATCAATCACCCCTATTATGCAATTAACAGCACAACAGCGGAACGGCTTCTAACAAAAAAACAACTTGCAAAAGTGTATGACAATAAACCTTCATCAGCTGAAACTGTCTTGTACACGATTGGCTATGAAGGAATTTCGCTTGAAGCCTACCTGAATAAATTAATAAAAAATGATATTAGGGTATTGGTTGATGTACGTAATAATCCTATGAGTCAGAAATTTGGCTTCTCCAAAAGCCAATTAATAAAATATTGCAGCAATTTAAATATAGAATATATTCATTTTGCGGAGGTAGGTATTCAATCTGAATTCAGGCAGGAACTTAAAGCTCAAAGTGATTATGATAACTTGTTTAACAATTATAGAAATAAAACCCTGCCCAAAACAATTTCAACGCAGGAAAGGATACTTGCTCTTCTCAAAGAAAATAAAAGAATAGCATTAACATGCTTTGAGGCGGCCATTTGTCAATGCCATAGAAAGCCGCTTGCAGAAGCTATATCAAAATTACCAGGATGGTCCTATGAATTAAAGCATATATAG
- a CDS encoding ATP-binding protein produces MIIKTCKVISGRDSINDPTLADAIMDRMTAGAIRIELKGESLRRKK; encoded by the coding sequence ATTATCATTAAAACATGTAAGGTTATTTCAGGACGAGACAGCATTAACGATCCAACCCTGGCCGACGCCATAATGGACAGAATGACAGCTGGCGCCATCAGGATCGAACTAAAAGGAGAATCCCTGAGAAGAAAAAAATAA
- a CDS encoding RNA 2'-phosphotransferase, which yields MNSIDFIQLSKIVSHALRHEPQTYNLKLDYQGWVLLSDLVLSLNSKGIKVDDDSITKMVEMSEKKRHQILNGKIRAYYGHSTEYRILKYSVEPPDFLFHGTIQSRLVSVEEKGLLPMKRQYVHLSIDKKTAAIAGGRRGGELVIFKVKAKEAFLNNIHFYKEENGIWLSDPIPPKYILR from the coding sequence ATGAATTCAATAGATTTTATACAGCTTAGTAAAATTGTTTCTCACGCACTACGGCATGAGCCACAAACTTATAATCTAAAATTGGACTATCAAGGATGGGTATTGCTTTCGGATTTGGTTCTTTCTTTAAATTCAAAGGGAATAAAAGTGGATGATGACAGCATTACTAAAATGGTTGAGATGTCTGAAAAGAAAAGGCATCAAATTTTAAATGGTAAGATTAGAGCATATTACGGACATTCAACAGAGTATAGAATTTTGAAATACTCAGTTGAACCACCTGATTTTTTATTTCATGGAACAATTCAAAGTAGATTAGTTAGTGTCGAAGAAAAAGGACTACTTCCTATGAAAAGGCAATATGTACATCTTTCAATCGATAAAAAAACAGCAGCAATAGCAGGTGGCAGAAGAGGTGGAGAATTAGTTATTTTTAAAGTAAAAGCTAAAGAAGCATTTCTAAATAATATTCATTTTTATAAAGAAGAAAATGGTATTTGGTTATCTGACCCAATACCGCCAAAATACATATTAAGATAA
- a CDS encoding Fic family protein has translation MPLFREYPQLSFRADWELSKNTLIMLGQCEAYIKAMNNTPIMPDFYQELMVLALRKGAQATTAIEGNTLTDEEISRLQRGENLPPSKEYQQIEVNNILEAFNTLLQETVYEKKEQLISKELLLRFHKMVGQGLGEHFSAIPGQFRNSDVTVGPYRAPDYRDVEPLIEQYCTWLKEQFRYERGDQHFSDVIVQAIVAHVYLEWIHPFGDGNGRTGRLVEFYILSRGGNPDISLHVLSNHYNNTRPEYYRQLEKATTTRSLTAFIEYALTGFRDGLQQILEKIQSSQILITWHKYVYDKFGEIEIKQKDVFKRRRSLGLEIPIDRKFTFDEIPELTIKLARLYSGISSKTLERDIDELLKNDILLFSEGKYYANIWALNKMIAKRKGL, from the coding sequence ATGCCCTTATTCAGAGAATACCCCCAGCTTTCTTTTCGCGCGGATTGGGAGCTTAGCAAAAATACCCTGATCATGCTTGGCCAGTGCGAAGCCTATATAAAGGCGATGAATAACACGCCCATCATGCCCGATTTTTATCAGGAATTGATGGTTTTAGCCTTACGGAAAGGTGCCCAGGCAACTACCGCTATAGAAGGTAATACCCTTACAGATGAAGAAATTTCAAGACTTCAAAGGGGTGAAAATCTGCCCCCCAGTAAAGAATACCAGCAAATTGAAGTAAACAATATCCTGGAAGCATTTAATACTTTGCTGCAGGAAACAGTCTATGAAAAAAAGGAGCAACTGATCTCAAAGGAACTACTTCTTCGATTTCACAAGATGGTCGGCCAGGGTCTTGGGGAGCACTTCAGTGCTATACCTGGTCAATTCCGGAATTCAGATGTTACAGTTGGCCCTTACAGGGCACCAGATTACAGGGATGTTGAGCCGCTAATTGAACAATATTGTACCTGGCTAAAGGAACAATTCAGGTATGAGCGTGGCGATCAGCATTTCAGCGATGTAATTGTCCAGGCCATTGTTGCCCATGTTTACCTGGAATGGATCCATCCCTTTGGAGATGGGAATGGTCGAACCGGTCGGTTAGTTGAGTTTTACATTCTATCCAGGGGTGGAAATCCAGATATCAGCCTGCATGTACTCTCAAATCACTATAACAATACCCGGCCGGAATATTACCGGCAATTAGAAAAAGCAACCACCACAAGGAGCTTAACTGCTTTTATAGAATACGCCCTAACTGGTTTCCGGGATGGCCTGCAACAAATACTGGAAAAAATCCAAAGCAGCCAGATCCTGATAACCTGGCATAAATATGTGTATGACAAATTCGGTGAAATAGAAATAAAGCAGAAAGATGTTTTCAAAAGAAGACGTAGTCTGGGCCTTGAAATCCCCATTGATAGAAAGTTCACCTTTGATGAAATCCCAGAATTAACCATCAAATTAGCAAGACTCTATTCCGGCATTTCCTCCAAAACCCTGGAACGCGATATTGACGAACTGCTTAAAAATGATATCCTGCTATTTTCAGAAGGGAAATACTATGCAAATATTTGGGCATTGAATAAGATGATTGCGAAAAGAAAAGGGTTGTAG
- a CDS encoding FecR domain-containing protein, producing MVNSSRIVFILYRYYQQAELSEDETQDLQEWLATSELNQQLFDELSNTEGWEAELNAIKARNPEPTWALLKARIEQDRQAVSMPFRWWQVAAAIGGLVFLAGIWAAFYFRQPIAKPPMVDNNLPGNDILPGKNAVHLTLGNGSVVILDSLGNQPIIQEGRRIAEQAQGVIRYPGRADMKDYSTNILKTSIGNLVSVVLADGSKVWLNAVSSLEYPVQFTGDVRVVTLHGEAYFEVAHQASPFVVHTTRGDIIVLGTHFNVNDYVNESTMQTTLMEGKVRLRSDMDSVVLRPGEGAAISDQYKIQRFAADTGFVLAWKQNVFRFQNADYPEIFKQLARWYDLEMVFEQPVNARFSGILPKDRPLSQLLAILAKAGQVKFEIRGKKVIVK from the coding sequence ATGGTTAATTCTTCACGCATAGTTTTCATTCTTTACCGGTATTACCAACAAGCGGAGTTGTCGGAAGACGAGACTCAGGACCTACAGGAATGGCTAGCCACTTCTGAACTGAACCAGCAGCTTTTCGATGAATTGAGCAATACGGAAGGCTGGGAAGCGGAATTGAATGCTATAAAAGCCCGTAATCCAGAACCTACATGGGCATTGCTCAAGGCACGGATTGAGCAGGATAGACAAGCAGTTTCCATGCCTTTTAGGTGGTGGCAGGTGGCGGCTGCTATTGGTGGATTGGTATTCCTGGCCGGAATTTGGGCAGCATTTTATTTCCGTCAACCAATTGCGAAACCGCCTATGGTGGACAATAATTTACCAGGTAATGATATTCTTCCAGGAAAGAATGCTGTTCATCTTACATTAGGGAATGGTTCAGTTGTGATTCTTGATAGTTTGGGAAATCAGCCTATTATCCAGGAAGGACGAAGGATTGCAGAGCAAGCACAAGGTGTGATCCGGTATCCAGGCAGGGCGGACATGAAAGATTATTCTACCAATATTTTGAAGACTTCAATAGGGAACTTAGTAAGTGTTGTTCTGGCTGATGGCTCAAAAGTTTGGCTAAATGCAGTTTCCAGCCTTGAGTACCCCGTTCAATTTACAGGTGATGTCAGGGTGGTAACCTTACATGGGGAGGCCTATTTTGAAGTTGCACACCAGGCAAGTCCATTTGTGGTTCACACTACAAGGGGCGATATTATTGTCCTGGGTACCCATTTTAATGTTAATGATTATGTGAATGAGTCAACCATGCAAACAACCCTCATGGAAGGTAAAGTGCGGTTGAGATCAGATATGGACTCAGTTGTTTTACGCCCAGGTGAAGGAGCTGCTATAAGTGACCAATACAAAATTCAACGATTTGCTGCCGATACAGGTTTTGTCCTGGCATGGAAACAAAATGTATTCAGATTTCAGAATGCTGATTATCCCGAAATTTTTAAACAACTGGCCCGGTGGTATGATCTTGAGATGGTTTTCGAGCAACCTGTTAATGCAAGGTTTTCAGGCATTCTTCCTAAAGACAGGCCTTTATCACAATTGCTGGCCATTTTGGCTAAAGCGGGGCAGGTAAAATTTGAGATCAGGGGCAAAAAAGTAATTGTAAAATAA
- a CDS encoding RNA polymerase sigma factor produces the protein MHFTPENISAEQLLFDFRQGDDNALKIIFNLHYHALLSFANRLIKDDIIADDIIMISFMKLWNKRSVIESIPGLIAYLYTIVRNEAKKHLANAARIEKLQEEANYLSRIEESIDAFEIKAKLFQLILMEAEALPAQMKRVFKMAYIDEMVAPAIADKLHLSVHTVQDQKKKAKQKIRAALAKKGWEKWSFMLLAYCYISVFQNMDSWGSILACSGNVG, from the coding sequence ATGCATTTTACGCCTGAAAATATTAGTGCTGAACAATTACTATTTGATTTTCGTCAAGGGGATGACAATGCCCTGAAAATAATTTTTAATCTACATTATCATGCATTGTTGTCATTTGCCAATAGACTTATAAAGGATGATATAATTGCTGACGATATTATAATGATTTCATTTATGAAATTATGGAACAAGCGATCAGTAATTGAAAGTATTCCGGGATTAATAGCTTATTTGTATACAATTGTTCGAAATGAAGCAAAAAAACATTTGGCGAATGCTGCGAGAATTGAAAAACTTCAGGAAGAGGCAAATTACTTGTCCAGGATCGAGGAATCGATAGATGCATTTGAAATTAAGGCCAAACTATTCCAATTGATCCTAATGGAAGCTGAAGCCTTACCTGCCCAAATGAAACGGGTATTTAAAATGGCATATATTGATGAGATGGTCGCACCTGCAATTGCTGACAAATTACATTTATCTGTTCACACTGTTCAAGATCAGAAAAAGAAAGCCAAACAAAAAATCCGTGCTGCGCTTGCTAAGAAAGGGTGGGAGAAATGGTCTTTTATGTTATTGGCCTATTGTTATATTTCTGTTTTTCAGAACATGGATAGTTGGGGTTCAATTTTAGCCTGTTCCGGGAACGTGGGATGA